The region ATAAACCTTTCCTCGGTTTAGCAGGCATTATTCCTCCCACAAACCAACAACGCCTACAGAGGTGTTCTTCATCCCCACATGACTGTGCCAGTACTGTGTACATGACATACAAGTACACATACACTGgatggtagctgcaagagcaCCAGCTCCCTCCCACTCcactcctcctcctcctccacagAGAGAGTGCTCCTCACAGCTTCCTTCAGTGGTCCTTGGCCTGCTAATGACTTGCGTTTCTTTGCTTTAGGGGTTTCTTGACTAGCCATACTGCACTGAGTCCAGCACATATATAAAGCACCACGTGGTTTCAATCGGTAAAGATCAACAAAGAAACTTAAAAGGTCATCTTTAGTTGCTGCATGCTGTGGACAGGACATGACATGACATGGAGCAAAGCGTAATGGAGCCTGATGCAAAGAAGAGCAGAAATGGTAAAATACAAAACAGAATCCGTTTTGCTTTTTATAGATCTGCCGTTATTATAAATCTACTGCATGAAATCtataatattttgctggtgccAGAAAAACCATCCAAATCTGGTTCTAACCATTGCGTTCTGTCTGGCATGGCAAGGATCTACAGTATAGGTATTTTGCGAAGCGCCTCAAAAATCGCTATAAAttaatgctcgcaaaacattctggTATGCGTGTAGGTCTATGTCCAATTGGTCAATTCAACGTATTCGCTCAAACAATTATGGCAAGACATTTTAACTAGCTATGATAATGTTCAGGTGAGTGGTCCTAGGTAGGCTATAGTTATTTAATAGGTTATCGCAATAGTTATATGATCGTTTAGACACTCCAATATGCCTCATTATTCCGCCTTTTAACATGCATATATGTAGGCTGAGGCTGAGatggctgcattgagggggttGAGCCCCCCACACCCCTGGGCGTAGTTTCGTGCCTCTAGGATCTGACAGATTCATTAATAGGCATTTGTGCTGCTATAATTCCAATGACTTTTGAGCTAAAATTGCATCAGAATCGATCTAAGGCCCTTAAATATCCAATTTTTCAGGGAGAGCATGCCCTGGACCCCCCTAGTTTGGCGTGCACTGAAGCATACGCTGCGGGGGCTTTGCCCATTTTCATTTTCCCAATTCCCCTCCTGCCAAAATCCTGGGTGCAGCCCTGGCCGCTTTAGTTAAAGTTTCGATATTCTGCACATAATTCTCTTCTCAGTCAAGTCTCTGGAGGAGAGACTGGCCAATGGAGAGAACATTCTCTGTGCAGAAGGTTACGTGCTGGCCCTGACCAGAATGGGGTATGTGGCATCAGGGGTATGGGTACCGGAGTTCTTGGTGGACCGTCCCGAGATACTCAGGAACCTCCACGTACAATTTGCAGACGCTGGCTCGGATGTGATCGAGGCCTACCAGGTCTGTAAACCCAGTCAGAAGCttagtgcatgtgtataagtAGTCTACAGTATACTGTGAATGCTTAGATTGTGAATGGCCAATTGCAATCCACTGCATGACCAAAGGCTATCGTTGTTTTGTGTATAGCATCCAGAAATGTCTCTTTCTCCTATTCCAGTATTTCATTGATCGTAAAAATCTAACCATGGTTGGCAAAGAAGATCGTGTGGAGGAGTACAACCGAGTGGCTTTGAGAATTGCCCGTGAGGTGGCCCAGGAAAGAGGGCTTCTGTTTGCGGGTGGAGTGGGAAATACCAACATTTTTTCTGATAAGACAATTGCTGACCCAGAAACTGAAATCCGTTTGATTCATGAGCAGCAAGTTCGCTGGGCTAAAGAGGAAGGTGTCGATTACGTAATTGCTGAGACAATGAGCAATTATGAAGAAGCAAGAATTGCTCTTGAAGTCATCAAATCGTTTGACCTCCCTGCTGTCATCACTCTAAGTCCAATGGGGTGCAATAAAGACGGCATTGCTACAACTGTGGATGATGTCCCGATAGCCACTGCCTGTCAGCGTTTACTGGAGCTTGGCGCTACTCTTGTAGGCAGCAACTGTTATAGAGGTCCCTCCACAATGATCAACATTATTGAAGACATTGTCAAAGTTGTACCCCCTGAAAAAGTGTGTGCACTACCTCTTGGATACCGTACGACCAAGGAGCAACCGACATGGTATGATTTAAAAGATCCTCTTTTCCCTGAGAATTTCCCCTTTACCGACGGTTTGAATCCATTCCTGGTCACCGAGAAAGAAATTGTCATATTCACGAAGCGTTGTATGGAGCTGGGCGTGAAGTACATGGGAATATGTTGTGGAAATATGGGAAGTCTCACGAGAGCCATGGCAACCACGATGGGGAAGGAGCCGTTTTTGAGCGCCTATCATGATATGGAGAAGCTATCCAAAGTGATGAAACACAAGAATGAACTTAGGAGTAAGAGATTGAAGGAGTATTCTAATTAATAAGCAGCCTAAGAAACTTTTTTCTATGTATAATTTATTTTTATGGGGAGTAACTTCACCATGAGCTTCTTGTTAATTGTGTAGGGCTACATAACATGTTTCCCTAAATAGTTGTATGCATGGCGATTAGCTAATTCTAAGCTGTTACAGTCTTAGATTCAGTGACTGTTGTTGCTGTGGATGCCTTTTACGCTCATTGTTCACATTTAGGTGGAACGTTTGAGTTGATTTCGCATGCCCAATTATAGGAATTTAACTCTATTAAAACTGTTCCAGAGAATTCCTTTTCAATGATTCTCACATTTGAGTGTTCCATGGATGCATAGTTGACAATATAGTTATGGAATAATAATGGTGTTCTGTATTATTGTGCTCAATATCGAAATGGTATTGTCCTAGCTAGACTAAGTAGACTGGTCTACTCAGATTGTTTTGACCTTGTTTGCATCATCTTACTGAGAAGATCTTTACCACACATTGCTTGCATGCCATGGCTGAAGCCAGCTCTTTCCTGACCCTCACCTGGGACCTTCATGACCTCATCTTCTCCTATCTCACTCCTCAGGACCTGTGCAGGTATGAAGGTGCATGGTTGCCCTAATAATTACATCAATATTGAACCAGTGGTTAATATAAGGGAATGACTCCCTCGCTACAATATCAATGTTTAGTGTATGGCCACTTTTTGCTCAGCATACGCTAATG is a window of Halichondria panicea chromosome 13, odHalPani1.1, whole genome shotgun sequence DNA encoding:
- the LOC135346295 gene encoding betaine--homocysteine S-methyltransferase 1-like; the protein is MEQSVMEPDAKKSRNVKSLEERLANGENILCAEGYVLALTRMGYVASGVWVPEFLVDRPEILRNLHVQFADAGSDVIEAYQYFIDRKNLTMVGKEDRVEEYNRVALRIAREVAQERGLLFAGGVGNTNIFSDKTIADPETEIRLIHEQQVRWAKEEGVDYVIAETMSNYEEARIALEVIKSFDLPAVITLSPMGCNKDGIATTVDDVPIATACQRLLELGATLVGSNCYRGPSTMINIIEDIVKVVPPEKVCALPLGYRTTKEQPTWYDLKDPLFPENFPFTDGLNPFLVTEKEIVIFTKRCMELGVKYMGICCGNMGSLTRAMATTMGKEPFLSAYHDMEKLSKVMKHKNELRSKRLKEYSN